The following proteins are co-located in the Lepus europaeus isolate LE1 chromosome 15, mLepTim1.pri, whole genome shotgun sequence genome:
- the FASTKD3 gene encoding FAST kinase domain-containing protein 3, mitochondrial isoform X2: MAFVTLRRNLCHLPDLRIHGALAALKSRPANPVLHASRERLCPWPCSLRAESFRVGLRRACGPKFHAENGAGPHPAGEPLSSPVGPWDRLERSLPREQEQVHPERLDGFSSAGEVLAFVSSLDTLPDGVAARALQRICELEKKHGDRGPPAELLENSVFRAVCLQLEQELPRLSGPSLVAALRALMLLQVDPQSSLIGTLAAECQNRLTRGGLDAHSLCALGESLITLQGPGCAAVDSVLGQLQGENVETFTPEDIMALYRILQACPEKVSQHQALLDRLNSVSLSVVSYLSPKSISQMLTALVVLDQTQALPLVIKLGKHVVRHIPHFTSEELGKVLDAFIYFGQNDRFFTKALEQHVAALCLTLDAEVVSRVMEYCGRKLILSQPILDAAAETFVCQPEKFSPSQTSRLIEPFGRLNYLPPNAPTLFGKLEARLATHFSYFPPKALLKLLHSCSLIEYHPVNFMPKIFSPFFLQRLQDVEIKLDEEGFVLPVSVDEDVYKRVALCIDGPQRFCSNGKHLLGREAIKQRHLQLLGYQVVQVPYHEIEVLKSRLELVEYLQSKLFPENTAARR, translated from the exons ATGGCTTTCGTCACCCTGCGGAGGAACCTGTGCCATTTACCTGACTTGCGGATCCACGGAGCTCTGGCCGCTCTGAAAAGCCGGCCTGCGAATCCCGTTCTGCACGCGAGCAGGGAGCGCCTGTGTCCGTGGCCGTGTTCGCTACGAGCTGAGTCTTTCAGAGTCGGGCTCCGTCGTGCCTGTGGTCCCAAGTTCCACGCGGAAAATGGAGCCGGGCCTCACCCAGCCGGCGAGCCCCTCTCCTCTCCAGTAGGCCCCTGGGACAGGCTGGAGCGGAGtctccccagggagcaggagcaggtgcaTCCCGAGAGACTGGACGGCTTCAGCTCCGCTGGAGAAGTGCTGGCTTTTGTGAGCTCCCTGGACACTCTGCCCGACGGCGTGGCAGCCAGAGCTTTGCAGCGGATTTGCGAGCTGGAGAAAAAGCATGGTGATCGAGGGCCGCCCGCAGAACTCCTGGAGAACAGCGTCTTCCGGGCTGTGTGCCTCCAGTTGGAGCAGGAGCTCCCGCGCCTGTCAGGCCCGAGTCTGGTCGCTGCCCTCCGGGCGCTGATGCTCCTACAGGTGGATCCTCAGAGCAGCCTGATAGGAACACTGGCGGCAGAATGCCAGAACCGGCTCACGAGAGGAGGCCTGGATGCTCACAGCCTTTGCGCTCTCGGGGAAAGTCTGATTACCCTTCAAGGTCCAGGGTGTGCGGCAGTAGACAGTGTTCTGGGTCAGCTGCAGGGGGAAAACGTGGAGACATTCACCCCCGAGGACATCATGGCTCTTTACAGAATCCTGCAGGCCTGTCCTGAAAAAGTCAGCCAGCACCAGGCCTTGTTAGATCGCCTCAACAGCGTCTCCCTTTCAGTAGTTTCCTACCTGAGCCCTAAATCCATCAGCCAGATGCTCACTGCCCTGGTGGTTCTGGATCAGACGCAGGCACTGCCTCTGGTTATAAAGCTGGGGAAACACGTTGTGCGGCACATCCCGCATTTCACCAGTGAGGAGCTTGGGAAGGTCCTGGACGCTTTCATCTACTTTGGGCAAAATGACAGGTTCTTCACGAAGGCCTTAGAGCAGCACGTGGCTGCGCTGTGCCTCACCCTGGACGCGGAGGTGGTCAGCAGGGTCATGGAGTACTGCGGCAGGAAACTGATCCTGTCGCAGCCCATCCTGGACGCCGCCGCCGAGACGTTTGTTTGCCAACCTGAGAAGTTCTCGCCCAGTCAGACTTCCAGACTGATCGAGCCATTCGGGAGACTCAATTATTTGCCCCCTAATGCCCCCACTTTGTTTGGGAAGCTAGAAGCTAGGCTCGCCACTCATTTCAGTTACTTCCCACCCAAAGCGCTCTTGAAACTTCTCCATTCCTGCTCACTTATCGAATACCACCCGGTCAACTTCATGCCAAAGATATTCAGCCCTTTTTTCCTTCAACGGCTGCAAG ATGTTGAAATTAAATTAGATGAAGAAGGATTTGTATTACCAGTTTCAGTTGATGAAGATGTCTATAAAAG aGTAGCACTGTGCATTGATGGTCCACAAAGATTTTGCTCTAATGGCAAACATTTACTAGGAAGAGAGGCCATTAAACAAAGACACCTGCAGTTGCTTGGTTACCAAGTTGTTCAG
- the FASTKD3 gene encoding FAST kinase domain-containing protein 3, mitochondrial isoform X1: protein MAFVTLRRNLCHLPDLRIHGALAALKSRPANPVLHASRERLCPWPCSLRAESFRVGLRRACGPKFHAENGAGPHPAGEPLSSPVGPWDRLERSLPREQEQVHPERLDGFSSAGEVLAFVSSLDTLPDGVAARALQRICELEKKHGDRGPPAELLENSVFRAVCLQLEQELPRLSGPSLVAALRALMLLQVDPQSSLIGTLAAECQNRLTRGGLDAHSLCALGESLITLQGPGCAAVDSVLGQLQGENVETFTPEDIMALYRILQACPEKVSQHQALLDRLNSVSLSVVSYLSPKSISQMLTALVVLDQTQALPLVIKLGKHVVRHIPHFTSEELGKVLDAFIYFGQNDRFFTKALEQHVAALCLTLDAEVVSRVMEYCGRKLILSQPILDAAAETFVCQPEKFSPSQTSRLIEPFGRLNYLPPNAPTLFGKLEARLATHFSYFPPKALLKLLHSCSLIEYHPVNFMPKIFSPFFLQRLQGEESYLDRVSLAQLTQLFLTSVLECPFYKGPKLLPKYQVKSFLTPCCSLETPVDFQLYKSVMIGLIDLFGARLYFASKVLTPYCYTIDVEIKLDEEGFVLPVSVDEDVYKRVALCIDGPQRFCSNGKHLLGREAIKQRHLQLLGYQVVQVPYHEIEVLKSRLELVEYLQSKLFPENTAARR, encoded by the exons ATGGCTTTCGTCACCCTGCGGAGGAACCTGTGCCATTTACCTGACTTGCGGATCCACGGAGCTCTGGCCGCTCTGAAAAGCCGGCCTGCGAATCCCGTTCTGCACGCGAGCAGGGAGCGCCTGTGTCCGTGGCCGTGTTCGCTACGAGCTGAGTCTTTCAGAGTCGGGCTCCGTCGTGCCTGTGGTCCCAAGTTCCACGCGGAAAATGGAGCCGGGCCTCACCCAGCCGGCGAGCCCCTCTCCTCTCCAGTAGGCCCCTGGGACAGGCTGGAGCGGAGtctccccagggagcaggagcaggtgcaTCCCGAGAGACTGGACGGCTTCAGCTCCGCTGGAGAAGTGCTGGCTTTTGTGAGCTCCCTGGACACTCTGCCCGACGGCGTGGCAGCCAGAGCTTTGCAGCGGATTTGCGAGCTGGAGAAAAAGCATGGTGATCGAGGGCCGCCCGCAGAACTCCTGGAGAACAGCGTCTTCCGGGCTGTGTGCCTCCAGTTGGAGCAGGAGCTCCCGCGCCTGTCAGGCCCGAGTCTGGTCGCTGCCCTCCGGGCGCTGATGCTCCTACAGGTGGATCCTCAGAGCAGCCTGATAGGAACACTGGCGGCAGAATGCCAGAACCGGCTCACGAGAGGAGGCCTGGATGCTCACAGCCTTTGCGCTCTCGGGGAAAGTCTGATTACCCTTCAAGGTCCAGGGTGTGCGGCAGTAGACAGTGTTCTGGGTCAGCTGCAGGGGGAAAACGTGGAGACATTCACCCCCGAGGACATCATGGCTCTTTACAGAATCCTGCAGGCCTGTCCTGAAAAAGTCAGCCAGCACCAGGCCTTGTTAGATCGCCTCAACAGCGTCTCCCTTTCAGTAGTTTCCTACCTGAGCCCTAAATCCATCAGCCAGATGCTCACTGCCCTGGTGGTTCTGGATCAGACGCAGGCACTGCCTCTGGTTATAAAGCTGGGGAAACACGTTGTGCGGCACATCCCGCATTTCACCAGTGAGGAGCTTGGGAAGGTCCTGGACGCTTTCATCTACTTTGGGCAAAATGACAGGTTCTTCACGAAGGCCTTAGAGCAGCACGTGGCTGCGCTGTGCCTCACCCTGGACGCGGAGGTGGTCAGCAGGGTCATGGAGTACTGCGGCAGGAAACTGATCCTGTCGCAGCCCATCCTGGACGCCGCCGCCGAGACGTTTGTTTGCCAACCTGAGAAGTTCTCGCCCAGTCAGACTTCCAGACTGATCGAGCCATTCGGGAGACTCAATTATTTGCCCCCTAATGCCCCCACTTTGTTTGGGAAGCTAGAAGCTAGGCTCGCCACTCATTTCAGTTACTTCCCACCCAAAGCGCTCTTGAAACTTCTCCATTCCTGCTCACTTATCGAATACCACCCGGTCAACTTCATGCCAAAGATATTCAGCCCTTTTTTCCTTCAACGGCTGCAAG GGGAAGAATCTTACTTGGACAGAGTGAGTCTGGCACAGCTGACCCAGCTCTTCCTAACCTCAGTCCTAGAATGCCCTTTCTATAAG GGTCCAAAACTCCTTCCTAAATATCAAGTGAAATCATTTCTTACTCCGTGTTGTTCCCTGGAGACCCCCGTGGATTTTCAGCTTTATAAATCTGTGATGATTGGACTCATTGACCTTTTCGGAGCAAGACTGTATTTTGCTTCCAAAGTGTTAACACCCTATTGTTACACCATAG ATGTTGAAATTAAATTAGATGAAGAAGGATTTGTATTACCAGTTTCAGTTGATGAAGATGTCTATAAAAG aGTAGCACTGTGCATTGATGGTCCACAAAGATTTTGCTCTAATGGCAAACATTTACTAGGAAGAGAGGCCATTAAACAAAGACACCTGCAGTTGCTTGGTTACCAAGTTGTTCAG